The following proteins come from a genomic window of Deltaproteobacteria bacterium:
- a CDS encoding TIGR01777 family protein: MVAAREFLVKILLPGGTGQVGTILARAFHGDGHEVVVLSRALQRAPWRVAAWDAARLGPWTRELEGADVVVNLAGRSVNCRYTPANRRAIKESRVNSTRVVGEAIAGAARPPRVWLQMSTATIYAHRYDAPNDEATGILGGAEPGAPDTWRFSIDVATSWERALAAAATPRTRKVALRAAVVMSPDRGGVFDLLLRLVRFGLGGQAGHGRQYVSWIHDRDFVRAVYWLIEHDKVDDAVNLAAPHPLPNADFMRALREAWGMRLGLPASAWMLEVGTWLLRSETELVLKSRRVVPGRLVQQGFAFEFPIWAEAARDLCRRWRA; the protein is encoded by the coding sequence ATCGTTGCGGCTCGAGAATTCCTCGTAAAAATCCTCCTCCCCGGCGGCACCGGCCAGGTCGGTACGATCCTCGCCCGCGCGTTCCACGGCGACGGCCACGAGGTCGTGGTGCTCAGCCGGGCGCTGCAGCGGGCGCCGTGGCGCGTAGCCGCGTGGGACGCGGCGAGGCTGGGGCCGTGGACGCGCGAGCTCGAGGGCGCGGACGTGGTCGTCAACCTGGCCGGCCGCAGCGTGAACTGCCGCTACACGCCGGCCAACCGACGCGCCATCAAGGAGTCGCGCGTGAACAGCACGCGCGTCGTCGGCGAAGCGATCGCGGGCGCCGCGCGGCCGCCGCGCGTCTGGCTGCAGATGAGCACCGCCACCATCTACGCGCACCGCTACGACGCGCCCAACGACGAGGCCACGGGCATCCTGGGCGGCGCCGAGCCCGGGGCGCCCGACACGTGGCGCTTCAGCATCGACGTGGCCACGTCGTGGGAGCGCGCGCTCGCGGCCGCCGCGACGCCGCGCACGCGCAAGGTGGCGCTGCGCGCCGCCGTCGTGATGAGCCCCGACCGCGGCGGCGTGTTCGACCTGCTGCTGCGCCTCGTGCGCTTCGGCCTCGGCGGGCAGGCCGGCCACGGCCGGCAGTACGTCTCGTGGATCCATGACCGGGACTTCGTGCGCGCCGTCTATTGGCTGATCGAGCACGACAAGGTCGACGACGCCGTCAACCTCGCCGCGCCCCATCCCCTGCCCAACGCCGACTTCATGCGCGCGCTGCGCGAGGCGTGGGGGATGCGGCTGGGCCTTCCCGCCTCCGCGTGGATGCTGGAGGTCGGCACGTGGCTGCTCCGCAGCGAGACCGAGCTAGTGCTCAAGAGCCGGCGGGTCGTGCCCGGCCGGCTCGTGCAGCAGGGGTTCGCGTTCGAGTTCCCGATCTGGGCGGAGGCCGCGCGCGATTTGTGCCGCCGCTGGCGGGCGTGA